GAGGAGTTCCGGGCGGCCGCGGCGATGACCGGCAACCTCATCGAGCAGCACTACCTGGAGGACCGGGCGGTTCGGATGGAAGTACGCTCGAAGCATGAGTGACGGGGCCTTCGACGAACGTGATGCTGCCATGAGCGAGCTGCTCGGCATCCGATCCAGCATCGACAACATCGACGCGGCACTCATCCACCTGCTCGCCGAACGCTTCAAGTTCACCCAGCAGGTCGGCCGGCTGAAGGCCACGCACGGTCTGCCGCCGAGCGACCCCGACCGCGAACGGCGCCAGATCGCCCGGCTCCGGAACCTCGCGATCGACGCGCACCTCGACCCGGCGTTCGCCGAGAAGTGGTTCAACTTCGTCGTCGCCGAGGTGATCCAGCACCACGAAGAGCTCGCCAACGGCGCGGCGGCTTCGGACACCGCCGACGAGCTGTGAGCCCCGGGCTGTGAGCTGGTACCCGGCGGCGATGCCGTCGCAGGCGGGCAAACGGTACCTCGTGACCGGCGCGAATGCCGGGCTCGGCTTCTTCACGGCGGCGCGGCTCGCGGGCGCGGGCGCGCACGTCGTGCTCGCCGGGCGCAGCCCTGAACGGCTCGAGGCGGCGATGGCCGCGATCCGCGGCGCGCGCCCCGAGGCATCCGTCGAACCGCTCGTCATCGACATCGCCTCGCTCGCCTCGGTGCGCGCCGGCGCCGCTCGCCTGCTGCACCGCCCGTCGTTCGACGGCGTGGTGGCCAACGCGGGCATGGTGCACACACCGGCCACCCGGCTCGAGTCGCCCGACGGCAACGAGCTCGTGCTCGCGACGAACGTGCTCGGTCACTTCGCACTGCTCGCGCAGGTGCTGGGGCACCTCGCACCGGGCGCGCGCATCGTCACGCTCGGCTCGCTGTCGAGCCGGCTCTCGACGTTCCGCATCGACGACCTGCAGCAGCTCGAGCGCGGCTACGACTCCTGGCGCGCCTACGCGCAGTCGAAGATCGCGACGCAGGTCTTCGCCTTCGAGCTCGACCGGCGGCTTCGAGCAGCGGATGCACCTGTCGCGAGCATCGTCGCCCACCCCGGCTATTCGACCGGCGGCAGAACGCCGCGCGTGCCGGGGGTGAACGAGCCGTCGACCGCGAAGCGGTTCCGCGACGCGTTGCAGGCGGCGTGGGCGCAGGGCAAGCATCGCGGCGCCGAGGTGCCGCTGCACGCACTCACCGCGCCCGGCGTCGAGGGTGGCCAGTTCTGGGGGCCACGCTGGACGACGAAGGGCCCGCCCGCCCTGCAGACCCCCACGCGCACGTCGACGGATGCCGCGATCGGCGCCCGCTTCTGGGCCTTCGCCGAAGACGCCACCGGCACGACGTTCACCGTCGGCGCATGAGCGAGCCCGCCGAGCAGCCTCGGTTCTTCGCCCGGCCGAAGGTGCGCCGCATCCTGTCGCGCATCGTGGTCGCCGTCGGCATCGTGCTGGCCGTGATCGGCGTCGTCTCGGGCCGCTACGGGTGGCTCTTCGCCGGCATCATCGTCGTCGGCCTCGGCGCCGCGATGGGGCCGGGACGCATCCGCCGTTGAGGCGAGCGCGCTTCGCGAACGCTCAGCCGAGCACCACGGTCGTCGGCACCGGATTGGCGAAGAGGTCGAGCACCGGGCAGTGCGCGTCGACGGTCTCGCGGAGCGTCTCGTAGCGTTCGGCGCTCTCGGGGCCGTGGAGCTTCACGGTGAGCCGTACCTGGTTGAAGCCGGCCCGCACCGACTCGTCGATGCCGAACAGCCGGCGCGCGTCGAGGTCGCCCTCGGCCGTGATCTCGATGTCGTCGAGCTGGATGCCGAGTGCGCCGGCGTACAGCCGGTAGACCACGATCTGACAGGAGATGAGCGCGCCGAGGGCGTATTCCACCGGACTCGCGGCGACGTCGTCGCCGGCGAGCGCGGCGGGTTCGTCGACCTCGAAGCGGTGGCGGCCGGCCGTGATCGCGCTCGCGACGGCACCGGTGCCCCGGCCCGTGACGGTGTAGGTGAGGTTGGCGGCATCGGGGTTGCGCTCGATGCGGTCGGCCCAGGCTGCGCCGGCTGCGGCGAGTCGCTCCGCGCGCTCGGCGGGCGGGAAGGCGGTCGTGGTGGTGTCGTCGAGGAGGGTCATGCCCGCACGATATGGGGCGATGGAGGTCGGCTGCTCGCGCCCGCGTCACCGGGCGCAACGCATCGTCACACGACGAGCAGTCGGGCGCGGCCGATGCCGTCCCGAGAACGCCGCGCGCGGTTCACCTTCCGGTAACCACGCCGCCGCCCGGTGTTGGCGGCAGCTGCCTACGTTGAGCCATCGGAACACACAGCATGCGCCTGCACCGGGCGCAGCGGTCACGAAAGGTTTCCGATGAAGCTCAACACCAAGGCCTGGCCCGCGATCGCCGCAGCGGCCCTGCTCACCGTCGGCCTCGCCGCCTGTTCGTCGCCCTCCACGGCCGACGACGCCGTAGCGGATGCCTCGGGCGGCACGTTCGCCGTCGACGAGAACACGCTCGTCTTCGGCGTCGTTCCCGACTCGGTCGACACCGAGACGAACTACCAGCCGCTCATGGACTACATCGCGGCGGAGACCGGCAAGACGGTCGAGTACCACGAGTCCACCGACTACGCCGCGCTCATCGAGGCCGCCGTCGCCGGCAAGATCGACGTCGCCTCCTTCTCGGGCTTCACTTATGTGACGGCCACGAACAACGGCGCCGCGCTCACCCCGATCTCCTCGATCATCACCGAAGAGGGCCAGGAGCCCGGCTACTTCTCGCAGGCGATCGTGCCCAAGGGCAGCGCCATCACCGACCTCGCCGGCTTCAAGGGCAAGAAGGTCTGCTTCGTCGACCCGTCGTCGACCTCGGGCTACCTGTTCCCGAGCTACAACCTGCTGAACGAGGGCATCGACCCCGAGACCGACGTCACCCCGGTGTTCGCGGGCAAGCACGACGTCTCGGTCACCAAGACCGGTGAGGGCGTCGAGTGCGAGGCCGGCTTCGCCGAGGACAGCGAGGTCGCCAAGAGCGACAAGGTCGAGATCGTCGCGGAGACCATGGTCCCCGGCGCTCCGATCGTGCTCTCGAACACGCTTCCCGAAGAGCTGCAGACCCAGCTGACCGACATCCTCGGCGAGGTCACGATCGACGAGATCATCGCCGCCGGCATCGACAGCGCCGACAGCGATGCGTTCCGCAGCGTCTTCTTCGCCACCTCGCCGGTGGACGACGCGTACTACGACACCATCCGCGACATCTGCGAGCAGACCAACGCGGAGCAGTGCCAGGGCTGACGCCTCGGCACTGACCACGGTCGAAGAAGCACGGAACAGGGAACACGGAGCACCGCATGAGCACCCCAGTCGGCATCGAGGATCGAGTCGTCATCGACGTCACCGGACTCACGAAGGAGTTCGGCCGCACCGTGGCGCTGCAGGGGGCGTCGCTCACGGTCGCGCGGGGGGAGATCGTGGTGCTCCTCGGGCTCTCGGGATCGGGCAAGTCGACGCTGCTGCGTCATCTCGACGGGCTCGAGAGCCCGACCTCCGGTTCCGTGCGCGTGCTCGGCCAGGAGGTGCCGCGCCTTTCGGGGCGGCGCCTCCGGGCCCTGCGCAGCCGCATGGGCTTCGTCTTCCAGCAGTTCGACCTCGTGCCCTCGCTCACCGTGCTCGAGAACGTGCTGACCGGCGCGCTCTCCGAGCTCCGCGGGCCGCGCATCGGCCTCTGGAGCTACCCGCGGCGACTGAAGCTCACCGCGCTCGGCCATCTCGACCGGGTGGGCCTGCTCGACCGGGCCTACCAGCGCGCCGACACCCTCTCGGGCGGCCAGCAGCAGCGCGTCGCCATCGCACGCGCCCTCATGCAGGGCCCCGAGATCCTCCTCGCCGACGAGCCCGTCGCCTCACTCGACCCCGAGTCGAGCGAGCAGGTCATGTCGCTCATCCGCGAGATCGCGATGGACGAGGGACTCACCGTCGTCTGCAGCCTGCACCAGGTCGACCTCGCGCTCTCGTGGGGCGACCGCATCGTCGGCCTCCGCCACGGCGAGGTCGTGCTCGACACCCCCGCCGAGGGGCTCTCCAAGGCCCAGGTCATGGAGATCTACGGCCGGGTCGCCACGTCGACCACCGAGCTCGAGGCGATCGAGATCGAGCTCACGGATGCCGCGGTCGACGCCGCTGCCGAGACCCGCCTCGCCGACGGCGCGCTGCGCTCATGAGCCTCGCCACCGCGACGCCGCCGACCCCGTCGGCACCGCCGCCCTCGCCTTCGATCGCCGAACGGGCGCCCCGCCGCCGCGTCTCACCGGAGCGCATCGCGGCGATCCTGACGCTCGGCGCGATCGTCGTGGCATCCGTCATCGCCCTCGCCGACTCGGGCATCTCGATCCCGAGCATGATCGACAGCTGGGGCAACGCCGAGCGGTTCTTCGCCCGCGTCGGCCCCATCACCTTCCCCGAGCCGGGGGAGCTCCTCTACCTGACCGCGCTCACGATCGGGCTCGTGCTCTGCGGCACGCTGCTCGCCGCGGTCATCTCGGTGCCCGTCGCCTACCTCGCCGCGTCGAACACGACGCCGGGCCGGGGCTGGCAGGCGTTCGGCCGCTTCGTCACGGTGCTGACCCGTGCGATCCCCGACGTCGTGCTCGCGATGGTCTTCGTGCTCATGTTCTCGCTCGGTTCGCTGCCGGGCATCCTGGCGATCGGCATCCATTCGATCGGCATGATCGCCAAGCTCTTCGCCGACGCCATCGAGCAGATCGACGAGGGCCCGCGCCGCGCCATCCGCGCCGCCGGTGGTTCGAAGCTGCAGGAGTTCACGAGCGGCATCCTGCCGCAGGTGCTCCCGTCGTGGGTCGCGACCGTGCTGCACCGCAACGACATCAACCTGCGCGGTTCGGTCGTGCTCGGCTACGTCGGCGTCGTCGGCCTCGGCATGGAGATGTCGTTCGCATTCAAGTCGCTGAACTACTCCGAGGGCCTCGGTATCGCGCTCGTGATGTTCGCGCTCTGCGTCGTGATGGAGATCGTCTCGAGCGTCGTGCGGCAGGCCATGCTCGGCGGCACGCCGACGGGGCGCGGCCTCGGCGACCGGGTCGTGCGCTTCGCCGGTCGAGTAGGCGCGCAGCGCCGTATCGAGACCTCGTCGGCGGGTCTCGACACGCCTCTTTCGTCGGCTACTCGACCGGCGGGATCGTCGGCTCCTCGCCCGGCGGAGCTCGAGGCGGCGCTCCGCCGCCCGTGGGACGCCGTGCGGATCCGCAACACCGTCTGGGGCTGGGTCGCGCTCGCCGTCGTCGTCGGCAGCGTGCTCGTCTGCAACATCCAGTGGGGCGACCTCGTCACGTTCTGGGCGAAGGTCCCCGCGATCGCCGTGCAGTTCTGGCCGCCCAGCTTCGGCAACTACGACGCCGCCACCATGTTCGGCGCGATGGCGCAGACCATCGGCATCGCGCTCGCCGCGACCCTGCTCGCCTTCGTCGTCTCGGTGTTCGTCGGTTCGCTCGCCGCCCGCAACGTCGCCCCGAACGGCACCGTGCGCACCTCGATGCGGCTCCTGCTCGTGGTCATCCGCGGCATCCCCGAGGTGATCCTCGCGATCGTGCTCATCGTCATCACCGGCCTCGGCAGCCAGGCGGGCACGCTCGCCCTCGCGTTCGGAGGCATCGGCCTGCTCGGCAAGCTCATCGCCGACTCGTTCGAAGAGGTGAAGTCGGGGCCCGAGCGCGCGCTTCACGCCACCGGCGCGAGCCGCGGCCAGGTCTACGCGTCGGCGACGCTGCCGCAGGGCACGCGGGCGCTCATCGGCCACAGCTTCTACCTGCTCGACACCAACATCCGTGCGGCGACGATCCTCGGCATCGTGGGCGGCGGCGGCATCGGCTACTACCTGCTGAACGCCGGCCAGGGCTCGAACTACGCGGTCGTGACCGCGATCGTGCTCATGATCCTCGTCACCGTGCTCATCGTCGAGGGCATCGCGATGTGGATGCGGCGGGTGTTCCGGTGAGCGCCGTGGCAGGCGCGGCGGGCTTCGACGTCGCCGTCGTCGGTTCGGGGATCGTCGGCCTGGGGGCCGCACTCGCCGCGCATCGTCGCGGGCAGCGGGTGGTGGTGATCGAGCGGGGAAGCGAGCCGTCCGGGGCATCCGTGCGCAACTTCGGTCACCTGTGCTTCACCCCGCAGGCCGGGCTCGCCCGCGAGTTCGCGCTCACCTCTCGTGAACTGTGGCTCGGGCTCGCCCTCGATGCCGGCGTGTGGCTGCGCGAGTCGGGCACCCTCGTGGCCGCTCGCCGCGACGACGAGTTCGCCGTGCTCCGCGATCTTGCGGGCACGCGCGGCGACGAGGTCGAGCTGCTCACGGCGGTCGAGGCCGAAGCGCGGATGCCGCTCGCCCCGGGCACGGCCATCGGCGGCGCGTTCCTCCCGCGCGACCTGCAGGCGAACCCCCGTCAGGCCGTCGCCGCACTCGCCGCGCACCTCGAACGGGAGGGCGTGGAGTTCCGCCGTCGCACCACGGTCGGCGCCGTGCGCCCCGGCCGGGTCGAGACGAGCCGCGGCCCGATCGACGTCGGCCGAGTCGTCGTGGCGGTGAACCACGACATCGACCTGCTCTACCCCGAGGTCGCCGAACGCCACGGCATCGTGCGGTGCTCGCTCGACATGATGCGGGTCTCCGCCGAACTGCGGATGCCGCTGGCCGCGCCGCTCCTCACCGGGTGGTCGCTCGTGCGCTACGGCGCCTTCTCGGCGACGCCGGCGGCCGCGGCGCTCCGCGCGCGGCTGCACGCCGAGCGGCCCGACCTCGCAGCGCTCGACCTGAACCAGATGTACACGCGGCTTCCCGACGGCACCCTCATCGTGGGCGACACCCACTCCCGGGGCGCCACCGTCGCTCCCTTCCAGCCCGAGTTCGCCTTCGAGTCGATGCTCGACGAGACCCGCCTGCTCTTCGGCATCGACGAGCTGCGCGTCGTCGAACGGTGGCAGGGCGTCTACGCGAGCGGGCCCGACGACTTCCTCATCGAGGAGGTCGAACCCGGCGTGCACCTCGCAAGCGCGACCACCGGCATCGGCATGACGACGGGCCTCGGGCTGTCGGAGCACGTCGTCGCCGGGTTCTCCGGCGACGTCACGATCACCGCCGACGAGCCGGGCTTCGCCTCGGCACCCACGATCACCCTGCAGAAAGGCGCATCATGACCGCGAACACCTCCGTCGACCTCTCCGACGATCAACTCGCCGAGCGCGACGAGCTGGCCGAACTCGCCGAGAACGGTGCGGATGACGCACGTGCGCTCGCCGCCGAGGAGCTCGAGGAACAGGTCGAAGAGTTCGAGGACGACGACTTCGACGACGACGAGGAGTCCGGTGACATCGAGCTGATCGTGCTCGACATGGCCGGCACCACCGTCGCCGACGACGGAGTCGTCGAGCGGGCGTTCGCCCTGGCCGCCGAGCGCAGCGGCATCGCCACCGGGGATGCCTTCGACGCCGCGCTGCAGTACGTGCGCGACACGATGGGCCAGTCGAAGATCGAGGTGTTCCGCGTGCTCGCCGATGGCGACGAAGACGCCGCGCAACGGGGCAACGCCGCCTTCGAGGGCGCGTACGCCGAGCTCGTCGCGAGCGAGGGCGTCGCCGAGATCGCGGGTGCGGCCGGCGTCATCAGGGAGCTGCGGGGTGCCGGGGCATCTGTCGTGCTCACGACCGGGTTCTCGCCCGAGACGCGCACCGCGATCATCGACGCGCTCGGCTGGCACGACCTGGCCGACCTGCTGCTGTCGCCGGCCGATGCCGGTCGCGGTCGCCCGCACCCCGACATGCCGCTCACCGCGCTGCTGCGCACGGGGGCGAGCGCGGTCGACGCGATGGTCGTCGTCGGCGACACCGTGAGCGACATCGCATCGGGCGTCAACGCGGGCGCCGGGTTCGTGGTCGGCGTCCTGAGCGGCGCCCACGACCGCGACGCCCTCGAGGCGGCCGGCGCCGACGCCGTCATCGAGTCCATCGTCGAGCTGCCCGCGCTGCTCGGCCTCCGCGGCGAGTAGCGCCATGTCGATGCACACCGTCGTGCGGGTCGGCGACCTCGACGTCATCGTCAAGCCCTCACCGGTCGCCATGGTCTGGTACGAACCCGGGCGCCCGCACGAGGCGCTCGCGGCGCCAGGCGTGCGGCTCGCGCCGGGGGAGGCGCTCGTCGAGGTCGAACTCGCGACCGTCTGCGGTTCCGACGTGCACACCGTCAGCGGCCACCGCTCGGCCCCCGCGCCGCTCGTGCTCGGGCACGAGCAGGTCGGCCGCGTCGTCGCCGTCGGCGACGGCGCCGTGCGGGCCGACGGGTCGCCGCTCGAACTCGGCGACCGCGTCGTCTGGTCGGTCACCGTCAGCTGCGGCGACTGCGACCGATGCCGCAGGGGGCTCACGCAGAAGTGCCGCACGCTCGCGAAGTACGGGCACGAGCGCGTGCACCGCGGCTGGGAGCTGTCTGGCGGGTTCGCCACGCACGTGCAGCTGCGCGAGGGCACCGCGACCGTGCGCGTCAGCGAGTCGCTGCCGGCGGCCATCGCGGCGCCCGCCTCGTGCGCGACGGCGACCGCGGTCGCCGCCCTCGACGCCGCCGAGGCGAAGGTCGAGCTCGACGGCGCCCTCGTGCTCGTCACCGGGGCCGGCATGATCGGACTCTCCGTCGCCGCGATGGCCGTCGAGGCCGGCGCCGAGGTCGTCGTCGCCGATCCGGATGCCTCGCGGCGGGCGTTCGCCCGACGGCTCGGCGTCGTCACGGCCGACCCGCTCGCGCGGGGCGCCGCACCCGAACGACTCGACACCGTGCTCGCCGGCTTCGCCGAGCGGGGCCTGCCGGAGGTGCTCGTCGCGATCGAGGCATCCGGAAGCGCTGCGGCGGTGCGCACCGTGCTCGACGTCGTCGGAGTCGGCGGTGTCGCCGTGCTCGTCGGCAGCGTCTCACCGGGTTCCGAGGTCACACTCGACCCCGAGACGATCGTGCGCCGACTCGCCACCGTGACCGGCGTGCACAACTACACGGCGGGTCAGCTCGAGCGTGCGGTCGGGTTCCTCGAGCGGTCGTGGCAGTCGCTGCCGTTCGACGAACTCGTGGGTGTGACACATCCGCTCGCCGAACTCGACCTCGCGCTCGAGGAGGCCGCGACCGGCCTGCACGTGCGCGTCGGGGTCGCGCCGGGACGTCGGCCCATCTGATCCGGAAATCTGGAGACCTGAGGAGCAGGGAGACGTAGGCTGATCGAATCATGCGCGTCATCAGCTACAACCTTCGCAAGCACCGGGCGAGCGGTGAACTCGTCGGGCTCGTCGAGCGCTATGCGCCCGACATCCTGTGCCTGCAGGAGTGCGACACGCAAGACCTGCCGCAGCAGATCCACGACCTGCAGCTCGCCGACGCGACCCAGCGCAACCGGCTGGGCCTCGCGCTCTACTACGACGCCGAGCGGTTCCGGGCCGTGCGCATCCAGGCGTTCGCGCTCAAGAAGTCGCTGCACGACCGGCTGCTGCAGCCCGCGCACGAGCGCCTCATCGGCGTGCGCCTCTACGACAACGAGGCGCAGCGCGAGCTGATCGTCGCCTCGTTCCATGCCGCGCCGCTGACCGCGCTGAATTCGCTGCGGCGGCACCAGATCAAGTCGGCGCTCGGCGAGCTGCAGTTCCTCGGTCCGGGTCTGCCGACGCTCATGGTCGGCGACTACAACTACCCGATCTTCAAGGAGAACCTCGGCGAGAAGGTGCGCGACTCGGGCTACGACCTGACGCTCAGCGACAAGCGCACCTACACGAGGTACAAGTTCTTCCGCGGGCACTTCGACCTCGCGACGTCGGTCGGGCTCGACATCGCCGGCGTCGAGACGCTCGCGCGCGGGTCGTCCGACCACATGCCGATCCTCGTCGACGCCGACTACAGCGTCGCGGTGCCGGCGAGCGCCTCGTGATCGGTCGCGAGCTCGCCCTCGCGCTGCGGGAGGCCGGGCTCGCGTGGGACCCGGAGTCGGGCGACCGGTTCCAGCTCCACGTGCCCGGCGCCGTCGAGTCCGAGATCGAGGCCGACGTCTTCACGGTCAGCGAGATGACGATCGAGCCGCAGGAGTTTCCGACCGACACGATCCTCGGCTTCAACGGCACGACCGAATGGGCGCTCGACTCGGTGTCCGTCGGCGACGCGGTGTGGCTGCCGCGCGAAGACCAGCTGCGGGAACTGCTGCGCGGGGCGTTCCGCGCGCTGCGACGTCTCGACGACGCGTTCGAGGTCGAGATCGAGCTCGGCGGCGAGACGCGCCGCTTCGAGCATCCCGACGTGGCCGAGGCGTACGGACTCGCCCTGCTCGAGCTGATCGGGCGATCACGATGACGGATGCCCCGGCGCCCGTGCCGGCTCATTCGTCGCCGTCGTCGGCCGTGCTGCAGGCGCTCGCCGCTGCCGGTTCTGCCGCAGCGGCGGAACTCGGCAGGCACAGCGCTCGCGACGAGGCGCTCGCCGAGTACGTGCCCGAGCGGCGCACCCTCGGCATCCCGCGCGCGGCGCGGATGACGCCGATCGGCCGGGTGTGGCGCCTGGGGGTGCTGCTCGTCGACGCCGACGGGCAGCTCTTCGCGACGGGCCGGGTCGTGCGCGCCGAACGCCCCGTGAGGCGCAGCACCCCGGCCGCGGCGATCGCCGAGCAGCGCGCCTACGCCGCAGCCGCCGTGAAGGGCGGCTTCGCCGAGGGTGAGACCGTGAACTTCGGCGCCGTGCCGGTCGACCCGGCCGAGCTCGTGCGCGCAGGGGCATCCGGACCGCTCGTGGTGGTCGACGACGAACTGTTCGTGCGCTGGAGCCCGTCGCTGCCCGATTCGCTCACTCCGCTCGACCGCTACCTCGCCGACCGGGTCGAGCTGCTCGCGAACCCGCCGTCGGGTGCGTGAGTGCCGCCTTTCAGAGTTTCGCGCTGATGGGCGGTTCCTGTCGCCGTCGCGATTCCGCCCCGCGCTCACGATCCCGGCGGCGGCCCCGACGACCGGCGGACGATGAGTTCGTGCGTGGTGGAGATCGTGCGCGGCTCGTCGCCTGCCGCGCGGACGATGAGGGCGACGGCGTGGCGTCCCATGTCGAACATGGGGATGCGCGCGGTCGTGAGCGCGGGAGCCACGTCTGCGGCGACGGAGATGTCGTCGAATCCGACGACGGATCGATCCTCGGGGACCCGGATCTCGTGCTGGCGCAGCTCGCGGAGGATGCCGATCGCCATCGCGTCGTTCAGTCCGACGATCGCGGTGACATCGGTGTCGAGCAGCTCGCGAGCGCCGGCGATGCCGCCCTCGCGGGTGAATTCGTGGGACACGACGGTCAGCTCCACGTCGGCGAGGCGCGTGCCTTCGCGGAGCCCCGCGATGCGATCGGCGACCGTGTTCAGGTCGAGCGGCCCGGCGACGACGCCGATCCGGCGGTGGCCGAGCTCGGCCAGGTGCCTTCCCACCGAGACACCCGCGCCGTGGTTGTCGGGAAGCACGGAGTCCACCGGGAGGTGGTGGCGCCCGATGACCGCGACTCGGCCGCCCGCGAGCGTGAAGTCGGTGAGTACCTGCGCCATCGGTCGTTCCCGGGCGAAGTCGGAGTAGCCCGAGCCGGCGATGATGATCGACCCCACGCGCTGGTGCAGCAGAGCCTTCACCTGAGCGAGTTCGCTGGCGGGAGTGCGCTCGGCCTGGGCGATCTGGACGGACCGGGCCTCCAGCGTCGCGCTGCGGATCACGCCGCTGGCTATGTCGGCGAAGTACGGATCGCCGATCTCGTGCACGACGAGACCGATCGTCGGCACGAGCCCGCCCGCGAGGCCCCGGGCGTGCAGGTTGGGCTCGTAGCCGAGGCGCTCGGCGACGCGGAGGACGTGGGCGGCGCCTTCGGGCGAAATACCCGGGCTGCCGGTCATGGCGCGCGACGCGCTCGCCAGGGAGACCCCCGCAGCATTGGCCACGTCTATCAGCCGCGGCGCGCCTGCACGCTTCACGTAACCCCCTCCGTGGAGCGAACCGAAGCAGTGATGCGCTGCGGGTTGCTCTCGCTCTTTCCTCCAACTATAGTGACGAAAGCGCTTACGCAAGCGCTTTCGCTACGATGACGTAGGAGGCTCGGATGACCGCACCACTTCACGGTCGAAAGATCGCCGCGGCGATTGCCATGGCATCGATTGCCGCAATCGTACTTTCGGCTTGCTCCGGAGGGAGTGAGCAGCCGGAAGGGGGAGGTTCCGAGGACCCGATCGTCATCGGAATCTCGTTGCCGCTCACGGGTGACTTCTCCGAGCCGGGCAAGGGGGTGGAGCGAGGCTATGAGGCCTGGCGCGACATCGTCAACGAGAGCGGTGGCCTTCTCGGCCGTCAGGTCGAGCTGAAGATCCTCGACGACCAGTCGAACGCCGACCGTGTGGTCTCCGACTACGAGTCGCTGATCGCGCAGGACGGCGTCGATCTCGTCTTCGGACCGTTCTCGACCCGCCTCGTCGTCCCGTCGGCGCGGGTCGCCCAGGAGTACGGAATGCTGTTCGTCGAGCCTGCCGGCGCTGCCGCCGAGGTCTTCGAGCAGGGCTTCGACAACCTCTTCTATGCTGCGCCGGCCGTGGCCGACGACCACTACAACAACCTCGCCGACTACCTGCTCGCACTTCCCGAGACGGAGCGCCCCGAGACGGTCGCCGTCGCGGCGATGGACGACCCGTTCGCACAGGGCACGGCGTACGGGCTTCGAGACAAGCTCGAGGCAGGCGGCGTCGAGGTCCTGGTCGACGAGGTCTACCCCCCGAACACGACGGACTTCTCCACCATCGCGGCGAAGATCGCCCAGTCCGACGCCGACATGGTGATCGGCGGGACGCAGTATCAGGATGCCGTCAACCTGATCATCGCGCTGCAGCAGCTCGACTATCAGCCCGAGCTCGCCGCGTTCTCCACTGCGCCGACCAACCCGGAGTTCGCCGCCGCCATCGGAAACGCGA
The DNA window shown above is from Agromyces cerinus and carries:
- a CDS encoding alcohol dehydrogenase catalytic domain-containing protein, which produces MSMHTVVRVGDLDVIVKPSPVAMVWYEPGRPHEALAAPGVRLAPGEALVEVELATVCGSDVHTVSGHRSAPAPLVLGHEQVGRVVAVGDGAVRADGSPLELGDRVVWSVTVSCGDCDRCRRGLTQKCRTLAKYGHERVHRGWELSGGFATHVQLREGTATVRVSESLPAAIAAPASCATATAVAALDAAEAKVELDGALVLVTGAGMIGLSVAAMAVEAGAEVVVADPDASRRAFARRLGVVTADPLARGAAPERLDTVLAGFAERGLPEVLVAIEASGSAAAVRTVLDVVGVGGVAVLVGSVSPGSEVTLDPETIVRRLATVTGVHNYTAGQLERAVGFLERSWQSLPFDELVGVTHPLAELDLALEEAATGLHVRVGVAPGRRPI
- a CDS encoding endonuclease/exonuclease/phosphatase family protein, encoding MRVISYNLRKHRASGELVGLVERYAPDILCLQECDTQDLPQQIHDLQLADATQRNRLGLALYYDAERFRAVRIQAFALKKSLHDRLLQPAHERLIGVRLYDNEAQRELIVASFHAAPLTALNSLRRHQIKSALGELQFLGPGLPTLMVGDYNYPIFKENLGEKVRDSGYDLTLSDKRTYTRYKFFRGHFDLATSVGLDIAGVETLARGSSDHMPILVDADYSVAVPASAS
- a CDS encoding pilus assembly protein CpaE, which encodes MIGRELALALREAGLAWDPESGDRFQLHVPGAVESEIEADVFTVSEMTIEPQEFPTDTILGFNGTTEWALDSVSVGDAVWLPREDQLRELLRGAFRALRRLDDAFEVEIELGGETRRFEHPDVAEAYGLALLELIGRSR
- a CDS encoding LacI family DNA-binding transcriptional regulator is translated as MANAAGVSLASASRAMTGSPGISPEGAAHVLRVAERLGYEPNLHARGLAGGLVPTIGLVVHEIGDPYFADIASGVIRSATLEARSVQIAQAERTPASELAQVKALLHQRVGSIIIAGSGYSDFARERPMAQVLTDFTLAGGRVAVIGRHHLPVDSVLPDNHGAGVSVGRHLAELGHRRIGVVAGPLDLNTVADRIAGLREGTRLADVELTVVSHEFTREGGIAGARELLDTDVTAIVGLNDAMAIGILRELRQHEIRVPEDRSVVGFDDISVAADVAPALTTARIPMFDMGRHAVALIVRAAGDEPRTISTTHELIVRRSSGPPPGS
- a CDS encoding amino acid ABC transporter substrate-binding protein, yielding MASIAAIVLSACSGGSEQPEGGGSEDPIVIGISLPLTGDFSEPGKGVERGYEAWRDIVNESGGLLGRQVELKILDDQSNADRVVSDYESLIAQDGVDLVFGPFSTRLVVPSARVAQEYGMLFVEPAGAAAEVFEQGFDNLFYAAPAVADDHYNNLADYLLALPETERPETVAVAAMDDPFAQGTAYGLRDKLEAGGVEVLVDEVYPPNTTDFSTIAAKIAQSDADMVIGGTQYQDAVNLIIALQQLDYQPELAAFSTAPTNPEFAAAIGNATEGILAPTGYSPTSEFPSNVEFVEKYTEMHGNPPAEDEANAYTTGQVVAAAVEAVGCAEQGECQQQLIDWLHDNTVDTVVGPLSWDETGKPNGAHLIQQWIDGEILIVLPEDVKEGDFLFPKPTW